From the genome of Pseudomonas mohnii:
CAGGCGGCCTTGCTGCGTCGCATGGGGCGTGGCCTGCTGGTGACCGAATTGATGGGGCAGGGCCTGAACATGGTCACGGGCGACTACTCCCGTGGCGCGGCGGGTTATTGGGTCGAGAACGGTGAAATCCAGTTCGCGGTCCAGGAAGTGACCATTGCCGGCAACATGCGTGACATGTTCAAGCAGATCGTTGCCGTGGGTAATGACTTGGAACTGCGCAGCAATATCCGTACGGGATCGGTACTGATCGAGCGGATGACGGTGGCAGGCAGCTAAACTCCCCTGTTACAAAAAAGGCGCACCACCTGATGGGGGGTGCGCCTTTTTTTGTGGGCTATCGAGCGGGTTTGGCCTCGATACGCGTTTACTCGCCTTCGTCGAAATAGCGGTTGATCAGGTCTTTCAACGCATCCAGCGCCTTTTGCGCGTCTTCGCCTTCGGTGTTGATGTAGATTTTGGTGCCCTTGCCAGCCGCGAGCATCATCATTGCCATGATGCTTTTGCCGTCGACCGTAGATTCTGGAGTGCGTCCGACTCTGAT
Proteins encoded in this window:
- a CDS encoding HPr family phosphocarrier protein, with protein sequence MPALEIEIINKLGLHARASAKFVGVAGEFKDCTIRVGRTPESTVDGKSIMAMMMLAAGKGTKIYINTEGEDAQKALDALKDLINRYFDEGE